A genomic window from Alkalihalobacillus sp. AL-G includes:
- a CDS encoding DNA-3-methyladenine glycosylase I, giving the protein MTNVITRQRCKWCEEDSQLIQYHDEEWGRQVTDNDALFEALTLEIFQAGLSWKTILHKRENFRAAFEGFKIDRVADFDSEKVEKLLQDKGIVRHRRKIESTIENAKIAQEIIKREGSLISFFTSLSDEKADKQKAIKTTFCHVGLTTAESFLQAAGFSEPDHAPTCFLFKKKEAAE; this is encoded by the coding sequence ATGACAAATGTAATAACCAGACAACGATGTAAATGGTGCGAAGAAGATTCTCAGTTAATACAGTATCATGATGAAGAGTGGGGGAGACAAGTTACAGATAACGATGCATTGTTCGAAGCGTTGACGCTGGAAATTTTCCAAGCAGGATTAAGCTGGAAAACGATATTACATAAACGCGAAAACTTTCGTGCTGCATTCGAAGGGTTCAAGATTGATCGAGTAGCAGACTTTGATTCTGAAAAAGTAGAAAAACTGCTTCAGGATAAAGGAATCGTACGACATCGCCGAAAAATTGAATCGACCATTGAAAACGCCAAAATCGCTCAGGAAATCATCAAGCGTGAAGGCAGCCTCATAAGCTTCTTCACTTCATTATCGGATGAAAAAGCAGACAAACAAAAGGCGATCAAGACAACGTTCTGCCATGTCGGATTAACGACAGCAGAAAGCTTTTTGCAGGCGGCTGGCTTTAGTGAACCTGATCACGCACCAACATGTTTTTTGTTCAAAAAGAAAGAAGCTGCCGAATGA
- a CDS encoding iron ABC transporter permease: MLLNNGIRFLGVGVGLLLVLLFMLASVIYGYTDINLAMVIDSYRNFDGSNSHIIIQETRVPRAFIAAAVGASLAISGAIMQGLTRNPLASPGIFGVNAGASFFVVIAVSFIGVSSLDMFKWYAFTGATVAALIVYIIGSMGRDGLTPVKLTLAGAAITALFASMTQGILTLNEQALEEVLFWLAGSVQGRDLSILMSVLPYLVVGWVCSLFIGGKMNILNMGEDVAIGLGQKTIAVKLVGAFIIVVLAGGAVAVAGPIGFIGIVIPHVSRWLVGIDYRWVIPYSGLLGAMLLLLADIGARYIIMPSEVPVGVMTAIIGTPFFIYIARKGFNE; the protein is encoded by the coding sequence ATGTTATTAAACAATGGGATTAGGTTTTTAGGGGTAGGAGTAGGATTGCTTCTCGTCTTATTATTTATGTTGGCAAGTGTCATCTACGGTTATACAGATATCAATCTTGCTATGGTTATAGATTCATATAGAAATTTTGATGGTTCCAATTCACACATTATCATTCAAGAAACAAGGGTTCCAAGGGCTTTTATTGCTGCAGCAGTTGGAGCAAGCCTTGCGATTTCAGGAGCAATCATGCAAGGGCTGACACGAAATCCGTTGGCGTCCCCTGGTATATTCGGTGTCAATGCAGGGGCAAGCTTTTTTGTCGTGATTGCTGTGAGTTTCATAGGGGTTTCATCATTGGATATGTTCAAATGGTATGCGTTTACCGGGGCAACAGTTGCGGCCTTGATCGTCTATATTATAGGATCGATGGGGCGTGACGGACTGACTCCAGTAAAACTGACACTTGCTGGTGCGGCAATTACTGCTTTATTTGCTTCGATGACACAGGGAATCCTTACGTTGAACGAACAGGCATTAGAGGAAGTCTTGTTCTGGTTAGCTGGTTCAGTCCAAGGTAGGGACCTTTCGATTCTAATGTCGGTTCTTCCTTATTTAGTAGTTGGCTGGGTGTGTTCCCTTTTTATAGGTGGAAAAATGAACATCCTTAACATGGGGGAAGATGTCGCGATCGGTTTAGGACAGAAGACTATTGCCGTCAAACTAGTCGGTGCATTTATTATCGTCGTATTAGCAGGTGGGGCAGTTGCTGTTGCAGGGCCGATCGGATTTATCGGCATCGTGATCCCGCATGTGTCTAGATGGCTGGTCGGAATCGATTATCGATGGGTTATTCCTTATAGTGGATTACTAGGGGCTATGCTGCTTTTGTTAGCGGATATTGGGGCACGTTATATCATTATGCCAAGTGAAGTTCCCGTGGGTGTAATGACTGCCATCATCGGAACACCCTTTTTCATATACATTGCTCGAAAGGGGTTCAATGAATAA
- the argS gene encoding arginine--tRNA ligase gives MTIQQLTAKEIAKIITDVTKDELIEKLEIPPDNTLGDLAFPCFILARKLRQSPAVIAQWLEQQLAESNVFEQVKAVGPYLNVFLKKDPIAANVIREVLTKGNQYGSAEGSSSGTITIDLSSPNIAKPFSMGHLRSTVIGNSIANIAEKLGYEPVRINHLGDWGTQFGKLMTAYHKWGDESLVKENPIKELNKLYVRFHEEAKTDETLNDEGRSWFKKLEEGDPEAEALWKWFRDESLKDFQKIYDLLDITFDSLHGEAFYNDKMLPVVEELTEKGLLVESEGAMVVDLSDSDLSPALIKKKDGASLYVTRDLAAAQYRKNTYDFKESLYVVGQEQSLHFEQLKKVLHMMGYEWANDMHHIPFGLILQDGKKMSTRKGKTILLEEVLKQTINQAENNITEKNPTLEDKEKVAEMVGVGAVIFNDLRQSRLNSVEFNIETMLRFEGETGPYVQYTHARACTLLKKGNYEKESELNLLEVVKEPCAWEIILTLEKFPAVVERAYKEYEPSVISRYVIELARYFNQYYGKVRILSGTNEEQHARLILVEAVTIVLNEGLRLLGIKSPQQM, from the coding sequence ATGACAATTCAACAACTAACGGCAAAGGAAATTGCGAAGATCATTACGGATGTAACTAAGGATGAGCTCATTGAAAAGCTCGAAATCCCGCCTGATAACACCCTAGGAGACTTGGCTTTTCCATGTTTTATCCTTGCTCGAAAATTGAGGCAGTCTCCAGCGGTCATCGCCCAATGGCTTGAACAACAACTTGCCGAATCAAACGTGTTTGAGCAAGTGAAAGCGGTTGGACCGTACTTGAATGTTTTTCTTAAAAAGGATCCGATCGCTGCGAATGTCATTAGAGAGGTTTTAACGAAAGGAAACCAATATGGATCTGCTGAAGGGTCGAGCAGTGGAACGATTACGATCGATCTTTCCTCTCCGAACATAGCCAAACCGTTTTCCATGGGTCATTTACGTTCGACGGTGATTGGAAACTCGATTGCCAATATCGCTGAAAAGCTCGGATATGAGCCTGTACGAATCAATCATCTCGGCGATTGGGGTACCCAGTTCGGAAAGCTCATGACAGCCTATCATAAATGGGGTGATGAAAGTCTCGTCAAAGAAAACCCGATCAAGGAATTAAATAAATTATATGTCCGTTTTCATGAAGAGGCGAAGACGGATGAAACGTTGAACGATGAGGGGCGAAGCTGGTTTAAGAAATTGGAAGAGGGAGACCCAGAGGCAGAAGCGTTATGGAAATGGTTCCGTGATGAATCGCTGAAAGACTTTCAAAAAATCTACGACCTGCTTGATATAACCTTTGATTCCTTGCACGGTGAAGCGTTTTACAACGATAAAATGCTCCCTGTTGTCGAAGAGCTCACAGAAAAAGGATTGCTCGTCGAATCAGAAGGTGCAATGGTCGTCGATCTATCGGATTCCGATTTATCACCCGCATTGATCAAAAAGAAAGACGGGGCAAGTCTTTATGTAACACGGGACCTTGCTGCCGCTCAATATAGAAAAAACACCTATGATTTCAAGGAATCGCTTTATGTGGTCGGTCAAGAACAATCCCTTCACTTCGAACAGCTTAAAAAGGTTCTTCATATGATGGGGTATGAGTGGGCAAACGACATGCACCATATTCCATTTGGACTCATTCTTCAAGACGGCAAGAAAATGTCAACTCGAAAAGGTAAGACGATCCTGCTCGAGGAAGTTCTTAAACAAACGATTAACCAGGCTGAAAACAACATTACCGAAAAGAACCCGACGTTGGAGGACAAAGAAAAGGTTGCAGAGATGGTTGGGGTAGGTGCGGTCATTTTCAATGATTTGAGGCAGTCAAGATTGAACAGTGTAGAATTTAATATAGAAACTATGCTTCGATTTGAAGGCGAGACGGGCCCATATGTTCAATATACTCATGCTCGGGCATGTACGCTTTTAAAGAAAGGGAATTACGAGAAGGAATCCGAGCTGAACTTGCTTGAAGTTGTTAAGGAACCGTGTGCCTGGGAGATTATTTTAACGTTGGAAAAATTCCCTGCTGTCGTTGAACGTGCTTACAAAGAGTATGAGCCTTCGGTTATCTCGAGATACGTGATTGAATTAGCCCGATACTTCAATCAATATTATGGAAAAGTGCGTATTTTATCCGGTACCAACGAAGAACAACATGCTCGCCTGATTCTCGTAGAAGCAGTCACAATCGTTTTGAATGAAGGATTACGTTTATTAGGCATTAAATCTCCTCAACAAATGTAA
- a CDS encoding LTA synthase family protein — MFNHTRKYNTIIITALILWIKTYVVYKLCFSLLTSDWKQEIILFINPLSSVLFLLSLVFLFSERVRNRFTLIIALLLSFILYANTLYYRFFNDFITVPVLFQTNNVGDIGNSLLAQTYWYDIFFFLDLIVLFYLFKRQSFQPVPVTRKDFSRILVTALLLLIVNIGLAESERPQLLTRTFDRELLVKNLGTYNYHVYDLLLQSKTTAQKAMADNVDVVEVKEYTDKKSAPANPDFFGLAREKNLIVISMESTQQFVIGRKVNGEEITPFLNDFIKESYYFDNFYHQTGQGKTSDSEFLLDQSLYPLPRGAVFQTHPLNEYHGTPEIINEYGYYSAVFHGNNKSFWNRDIMYKTVGYDKFFAEQYYTINDENKINYGLKDVPFFKQSIKYLKELPQPYYTRFITLTNHHPYKYDEEDQMISTYNTEDPIVNRYPVTIRYTDHAIEQFIQDLKDEGIYNDSIIIIYGDHYGISERHDEAMGQVLGKEITPYDNVQLQRVPLIIHIPGQEGKTISQVSSQIDLKPTILHLLGIQADGIHFGTDLFSKDHKQLAVFRNRSVVGKDYIYTDETCYERKTGKEIPVETCTDIKEQGLHELELSDGLIYGDLLRFTDFATSKK, encoded by the coding sequence ATGTTTAATCATACACGAAAATATAATACGATCATTATTACAGCTCTCATTTTATGGATTAAAACCTATGTTGTTTATAAGCTTTGTTTTAGCTTGCTAACATCTGATTGGAAACAAGAAATCATTCTTTTTATTAATCCACTCAGCTCTGTACTGTTTTTACTTTCACTCGTATTTCTCTTTTCAGAGCGGGTTCGGAACCGATTTACGCTGATCATTGCATTGTTGCTCTCATTTATTTTATACGCAAATACACTCTATTATCGTTTCTTTAATGATTTTATTACCGTACCCGTCCTATTTCAAACGAATAATGTCGGGGATATCGGCAACAGCTTACTTGCACAAACGTATTGGTACGATATCTTTTTCTTTCTAGACCTGATTGTTCTTTTTTATTTATTCAAGCGGCAATCTTTCCAGCCTGTACCGGTAACACGAAAGGATTTTTCAAGAATCCTCGTAACTGCGCTGCTTTTACTAATTGTGAATATTGGACTTGCAGAATCGGAAAGACCACAGCTGTTAACCCGTACGTTTGACAGAGAGCTGCTTGTCAAAAACTTGGGAACATATAACTACCATGTCTATGATCTATTACTGCAATCCAAAACAACTGCGCAAAAGGCAATGGCTGACAATGTTGATGTTGTCGAGGTGAAGGAGTATACCGATAAAAAGTCCGCTCCAGCAAATCCTGATTTCTTCGGATTGGCAAGAGAGAAAAACCTCATTGTCATCTCAATGGAATCAACCCAGCAGTTCGTCATCGGAAGAAAGGTAAATGGAGAAGAAATCACACCATTTCTTAACGATTTTATAAAGGAAAGCTATTATTTTGATAACTTCTACCACCAGACTGGTCAGGGAAAAACCTCTGACTCTGAATTCTTGCTCGATCAGTCTCTTTATCCGTTGCCGAGGGGAGCTGTTTTCCAAACACATCCACTGAACGAGTATCATGGTACTCCAGAAATCATTAATGAATATGGGTACTACAGTGCTGTATTCCATGGCAATAATAAAAGCTTCTGGAACCGGGATATCATGTATAAAACAGTTGGTTATGATAAATTTTTTGCTGAACAGTACTACACGATAAACGATGAGAACAAAATCAACTACGGTCTGAAGGATGTTCCTTTTTTCAAGCAATCAATCAAGTATTTAAAGGAGCTGCCTCAACCGTATTATACTAGATTCATCACGTTAACCAATCACCACCCTTACAAGTATGATGAAGAGGATCAAATGATTTCCACCTACAATACAGAGGATCCAATTGTTAACCGCTATCCTGTTACAATACGATACACGGATCATGCGATAGAACAGTTTATCCAGGACTTAAAGGATGAAGGAATTTACAATGATTCGATCATCATCATCTATGGGGATCATTATGGAATATCTGAGCGCCACGACGAGGCAATGGGGCAAGTGTTAGGAAAAGAAATTACACCCTATGATAATGTACAGCTGCAGCGTGTACCGTTAATTATTCATATCCCCGGTCAAGAAGGTAAGACCATCTCCCAAGTGTCCAGCCAAATTGACCTGAAACCTACCATACTGCATCTTTTAGGAATCCAAGCAGATGGGATACATTTCGGTACTGATCTCTTTTCAAAGGATCATAAACAACTAGCCGTATTTAGAAATCGAAGTGTTGTTGGGAAAGATTATATTTATACAGATGAAACGTGTTATGAGCGTAAGACTGGAAAAGAAATTCCTGTTGAAACCTGTACGGATATCAAGGAACAAGGACTTCACGAGCTCGAGTTATCCGATGGGTTGATTTATGGCGACCTACTCCGTTTTACAGATTTCGCGACAAGTAAAAAATAA
- a CDS encoding ABC transporter substrate-binding protein: protein MALRKFSAVMLVSMFALLFILAGCGSDNGEGSAEEKDNGSKKENSYTVEHAMGETTVKGSPEKVVILTNEGTEAILSMGVKPVGAVKSWTGEPWYDHITDQMEGVEVVGTESDINLEAIAALQPDLIIGNKMRQEKHYEALSKIAPTVFSETLRGDWQINFKLYAKALNIEEKGQEVLGNYENRVKEISEKLGDKKELEISMVRFMAQDVRIYHKDSFSGIILEQLGFNRPEGQDVDDFAEKGVTKERIPEMNGDVIFYFTYETGDGEGNKVQDEWTKDPLWKNLEAVKAGKAYEVSDTIWNTAGGVIAANKMLDDIEKFFLEK, encoded by the coding sequence ATGGCACTAAGAAAATTTTCAGCCGTAATGTTGGTATCGATGTTTGCTTTACTGTTCATCCTTGCAGGTTGCGGATCAGATAACGGAGAAGGTTCTGCAGAAGAAAAAGATAACGGATCGAAAAAAGAGAATTCCTACACTGTCGAGCACGCAATGGGTGAAACCACAGTTAAAGGTAGTCCTGAGAAAGTTGTTATTTTAACGAATGAAGGTACAGAAGCAATTTTATCAATGGGTGTGAAGCCTGTTGGAGCCGTTAAATCATGGACTGGCGAACCTTGGTATGACCATATTACTGATCAAATGGAAGGTGTTGAGGTTGTTGGTACTGAAAGCGACATCAACCTTGAAGCCATCGCTGCATTACAACCAGACTTAATCATCGGAAACAAGATGAGACAGGAAAAGCATTATGAGGCTTTAAGTAAAATTGCCCCGACCGTGTTTTCTGAAACACTTCGAGGTGACTGGCAAATCAACTTCAAGCTGTACGCAAAAGCACTTAATATAGAAGAAAAAGGTCAGGAAGTTCTTGGAAACTATGAGAACCGTGTTAAAGAAATTAGTGAAAAGCTTGGCGATAAAAAGGAATTAGAAATTTCGATGGTCCGGTTCATGGCTCAAGATGTTCGGATTTATCACAAGGATTCATTCTCCGGAATCATTCTAGAGCAACTTGGATTCAATCGCCCTGAAGGTCAAGATGTAGATGATTTTGCAGAAAAAGGCGTTACGAAAGAACGTATTCCTGAAATGAATGGAGACGTCATCTTCTACTTCACTTATGAAACTGGAGATGGAGAAGGAAATAAGGTTCAAGATGAATGGACTAAGGATCCACTTTGGAAAAACCTTGAAGCCGTTAAAGCAGGAAAGGCATATGAAGTCAGCGATACCATTTGGAACACAGCCGGTGGTGTAATTGCTGCGAATAAAATGCTAGACGATATCGAAAAGTTCTTTCTAGAAAAATAA
- a CDS encoding VOC family protein, with protein MQKKKQAGLIHHIELYVSDLQKSIDFWGWLLGELGYTEFQKWEKGRSYKLKDSYIVFVQAEEKHLDVPYHRCRVGLNHLAFYGESIDQVNRLTTELKKKGVRILYENRHPYAGGMNHYAVYLEDPDRIKVEIVAP; from the coding sequence ATGCAAAAGAAGAAACAAGCAGGGCTGATTCACCATATCGAGTTATACGTATCGGATTTACAGAAGTCGATCGATTTTTGGGGATGGCTTCTTGGCGAGCTTGGTTATACGGAATTTCAAAAATGGGAAAAAGGTCGAAGCTACAAGCTGAAGGATTCATATATCGTTTTTGTTCAAGCAGAAGAGAAACATCTAGACGTTCCGTATCACCGTTGCAGAGTTGGATTGAATCACCTTGCGTTTTATGGAGAATCGATAGATCAAGTCAATCGGCTCACTACGGAGTTGAAGAAGAAAGGGGTGAGGATTCTGTATGAAAATCGGCACCCATATGCAGGCGGGATGAACCATTATGCTGTTTATTTGGAAGACCCTGACCGAATTAAGGTTGAAATCGTAGCGCCTTGA
- a CDS encoding methyl-accepting chemotaxis protein, translating into MSVKSTDSAKKVPFLNLQRTIRSVGVKLFLVLVISLLISTPISTLLNNLISDYISSSISILLNTVINLAVTSLFIMLSVRFIILKPLQETVRAMKNVAKGQLTTEINIRSNDEFGQLSKAFNQMTKTLQTLIHDVTVNGEQVAETSEQFIKQIHATRSSSQEISTMMAEVASGADTQLSGAEQTAHIMEEMTAGIQRIAESASIVAEMSNKATEEVDVGKTYMAKARKQMDAIDSVTDNVAEEIQHLNKQSKEINQIVNVITEIANQTNLLALNAAIEAARAGEHGKGFAVVAKEVQKLAEQSEQSASQISELVKRIQSHTLQTVSTMEKGKDEVNNGTVVISDAEQTFEKIAGIIEEVAGQVQDVSASVEEISASSEQVHSSTSETAKIARGSATQTQQVSATTTDQLNTMELVNRQADDLTKTAQALLKSVASFKLK; encoded by the coding sequence ATGTCAGTGAAAAGTACCGATTCAGCAAAGAAAGTACCATTTCTAAATCTACAAAGAACAATAAGGAGTGTCGGAGTCAAGCTATTCCTTGTTCTTGTAATCAGTTTACTTATCAGTACACCAATCTCAACACTATTGAACAATCTTATTTCAGATTACATTTCAAGCAGCATTTCCATTCTTCTTAATACAGTCATCAATTTAGCTGTTACTAGTCTCTTCATTATGTTATCAGTTCGATTTATCATCCTAAAACCCCTTCAAGAAACGGTCAGAGCAATGAAAAATGTTGCTAAAGGACAATTAACGACTGAAATAAACATTCGGTCCAATGATGAATTTGGTCAATTGTCTAAAGCGTTCAACCAGATGACAAAAACGTTACAAACACTGATCCATGATGTGACCGTGAATGGTGAACAGGTGGCTGAAACATCTGAACAGTTCATAAAGCAAATACATGCTACCCGGTCATCCTCTCAGGAGATCAGTACGATGATGGCAGAAGTAGCAAGTGGTGCTGACACCCAGCTCTCAGGTGCTGAACAAACTGCTCATATCATGGAAGAAATGACTGCTGGAATTCAACGTATCGCAGAATCTGCCTCCATTGTTGCAGAAATGTCTAATAAAGCAACAGAGGAAGTTGATGTCGGTAAAACATATATGGCAAAAGCACGTAAACAAATGGATGCGATTGATAGCGTTACCGATAATGTTGCAGAAGAAATCCAACACCTCAATAAGCAATCGAAAGAAATCAATCAAATCGTCAATGTCATTACCGAGATCGCGAACCAAACCAATTTGCTTGCACTTAATGCTGCAATCGAGGCTGCAAGAGCGGGTGAACATGGGAAAGGCTTTGCAGTCGTAGCAAAGGAAGTCCAAAAGCTAGCAGAGCAATCTGAACAATCCGCATCGCAAATTTCCGAACTAGTAAAACGGATACAATCTCATACACTGCAGACCGTTTCTACAATGGAAAAAGGTAAGGATGAAGTTAATAACGGAACAGTGGTCATTAGCGATGCTGAACAAACATTTGAAAAAATTGCGGGAATTATAGAAGAAGTTGCCGGACAAGTCCAGGATGTATCTGCATCGGTCGAAGAAATCTCGGCAAGCTCCGAGCAAGTCCATTCTTCTACATCGGAAACCGCTAAGATAGCCCGAGGTTCTGCAACACAAACACAACAAGTATCCGCAACAACAACAGACCAATTAAACACGATGGAATTAGTAAATCGTCAAGCGGATGACTTGACGAAAACCGCACAGGCATTGCTGAAATCCGTTGCATCATTCAAGCTGAAATAA
- a CDS encoding sigma-70 family RNA polymerase sigma factor: MEEYKPKKQSSVQIDNIIGRYPKDEVIEHLMDQYGEKLIRLAYTYVKDWGKAEDIVQEVFVTCYTKLDTFRGESSVKTWVYRITINRCHDHLRSWSFRNLHFTDKISKWIKGEKSTLEQELIARDEKEKLASQILTLPIKYREVMLLYYFEELTVQDISLMLLLNDSTVKTRLHRGRQLLKEIITSERSSDDGRTS, from the coding sequence TTGGAAGAATACAAACCGAAGAAGCAATCATCGGTACAAATCGATAACATAATCGGCCGTTATCCAAAGGATGAAGTGATCGAGCATTTGATGGATCAATACGGTGAAAAACTAATCCGCCTTGCCTATACGTATGTAAAGGATTGGGGAAAGGCCGAGGACATTGTACAGGAAGTGTTTGTAACGTGTTACACGAAGCTTGATACATTTCGTGGTGAATCGTCTGTGAAAACTTGGGTGTATCGAATTACAATCAACCGATGCCATGACCATTTAAGAAGCTGGTCATTCCGAAACCTTCATTTTACAGACAAAATATCGAAGTGGATAAAAGGGGAAAAGTCAACCCTTGAACAAGAGCTGATTGCACGAGATGAAAAAGAAAAATTGGCTAGCCAGATACTTACTTTACCGATCAAATATCGTGAAGTGATGCTCCTCTACTATTTTGAGGAACTGACCGTTCAAGACATTAGCCTGATGCTGTTGTTAAATGATTCAACCGTAAAAACGAGGCTGCACCGCGGAAGGCAGCTGTTAAAAGAAATCATCACTTCAGAAAGGAGCTCAGACGATGGAAGAACATCTTAA
- the motB gene encoding flagellar motor protein MotB translates to MLKTRNKNKKEEHIDESWLIPYADMLTLLLALFIVLFAVSTVDAQKFEDMANSFKSALNGGTGAMDYTSPVSVVEKSSIPTAERSITPEDDRPEQATQKASLDQLQLAAIKKKIDAYIEDKNLSKSLRTTLTESGLIITILDNALFDSGSAHVKEEAVGLAGEISQLLVTDPPRNIIIAGHTDNIPIQNSEFQSNWELSAHRSINFMNLLLQNEKLDPKKFSQAGYGEHHPVAPNDTSEGRAKNRRVEVKILPFNQ, encoded by the coding sequence ATGCTTAAAACACGCAATAAAAACAAAAAGGAAGAACACATCGATGAATCGTGGTTGATCCCTTATGCGGATATGCTGACGTTGTTGCTCGCCCTTTTTATTGTGTTGTTTGCAGTCAGTACAGTTGATGCGCAAAAGTTTGAAGATATGGCGAATTCCTTTAAATCCGCTTTAAATGGTGGAACAGGAGCGATGGATTACACGAGTCCGGTCAGTGTCGTTGAAAAAAGTTCGATTCCAACAGCGGAACGTTCCATCACCCCTGAGGATGATCGACCAGAGCAAGCTACCCAGAAAGCTAGCCTCGATCAGTTACAGCTGGCAGCAATCAAGAAAAAAATCGACGCATACATTGAAGATAAGAATTTAAGTAAAAGTCTTCGGACAACATTAACGGAAAGTGGCTTGATCATTACGATTCTAGATAATGCTCTTTTCGATTCAGGAAGTGCTCATGTTAAGGAAGAGGCCGTTGGTCTTGCTGGGGAGATTTCTCAGCTTCTCGTCACAGACCCCCCTCGTAATATCATAATTGCTGGCCATACTGATAATATCCCGATCCAAAACAGCGAATTCCAATCTAACTGGGAGCTGAGTGCTCATCGATCGATCAACTTTATGAATTTACTTTTGCAAAATGAAAAGCTGGACCCTAAGAAATTCAGTCAAGCCGGCTACGGAGAGCATCACCCCGTCGCTCCGAACGATACATCAGAAGGCAGGGCAAAGAACCGCCGGGTAGAAGTGAAAATACTACCATTCAACCAATGA
- the motA gene encoding flagellar motor stator protein MotA, with amino-acid sequence MDKTSVIGIILGIIAIGVGMIMKGVDPTALFNPAAMLIIFAGTAASILIAFPMSEIKHIPKLFKILFTDKKMTTVNELIPIFSEWATVARKEGLLSLEAHADDINDPFLKNGMKMVIDGQTPEFIRDVMVEDLSAMEERHESCAAIFTQAGTYAPTLGVLGAVVGLIAALGNLNDIEALGHAIAAAFIATLFGIFTGYVLWHPFANKLKRKSKQEVMVKQVMVEGILSIQDGASPRVIEEKLKIYIPASQRNEEDAPGLREGAEQNA; translated from the coding sequence ATGGATAAGACTTCAGTGATCGGAATCATATTAGGCATCATCGCAATCGGGGTAGGGATGATCATGAAAGGCGTAGACCCTACAGCCTTATTTAATCCTGCCGCAATGTTAATAATCTTCGCCGGAACCGCCGCATCGATTTTAATCGCGTTTCCGATGAGTGAGATCAAACATATACCAAAACTATTTAAAATTCTTTTTACCGATAAAAAGATGACAACCGTTAATGAGCTTATTCCAATTTTCAGTGAATGGGCAACAGTCGCACGAAAAGAAGGATTACTTTCACTTGAAGCCCATGCGGATGATATTAATGATCCTTTCCTTAAAAATGGAATGAAGATGGTTATTGATGGTCAAACACCAGAATTCATCAGAGATGTGATGGTCGAGGATCTTTCCGCAATGGAAGAACGACACGAAAGCTGTGCCGCTATCTTTACACAGGCCGGGACGTACGCACCTACACTCGGTGTCCTTGGAGCGGTCGTCGGTTTGATTGCTGCCCTGGGTAACCTCAATGACATTGAAGCACTTGGACATGCAATTGCTGCCGCATTCATTGCCACCTTATTCGGGATTTTTACCGGATATGTCTTATGGCACCCTTTTGCAAACAAGCTTAAGCGAAAATCGAAACAAGAAGTGATGGTTAAACAAGTGATGGTTGAAGGTATTCTCTCCATACAGGACGGTGCTTCACCACGCGTAATTGAAGAAAAACTGAAAATCTATATACCTGCTAGTCAACGAAACGAAGAAGATGCTCCTGGCTTACGGGAAGGAGCGGAGCAAAATGCTTAA